A genomic stretch from uncultured Cohaesibacter sp. includes:
- the phnF gene encoding phosphonate metabolism transcriptional regulator PhnF produces MASDIIRSGIGRRTGIALWRQIADAIRAGLSSGLADENGKLPPEIELAEQFGVNRHTVRSAISALVSEGILRAEQGRGTFIIQPERLTYPISKRTRFSASLAEQGQKGGSLVISHDVIPAPENVALALNLDVGAPVLQVRSVGVGDDTPLSRATGWFDHERFPDMADNLLRYNSVTKAFAACGLGDYVRISTRVEAYHATLDDVEILRLSPGSIVLVTYAINADLEGRPVQYSKTRFAADRVSLQIEHEPLG; encoded by the coding sequence ATGGCTTCAGACATCATAAGAAGTGGCATTGGACGCCGCACTGGCATTGCCTTGTGGCGACAAATTGCTGACGCGATCAGAGCTGGCCTATCGTCTGGACTGGCCGACGAGAACGGCAAGCTACCACCGGAAATCGAGCTGGCCGAGCAATTCGGTGTGAACCGCCACACGGTACGTTCTGCCATTTCTGCTTTGGTCAGCGAAGGCATCCTGCGCGCTGAGCAGGGGCGCGGCACATTTATCATCCAGCCCGAGCGATTGACCTACCCTATTTCCAAACGCACTCGCTTCTCTGCAAGCCTGGCTGAGCAGGGCCAGAAGGGCGGATCCCTTGTCATCTCTCATGATGTGATCCCCGCGCCAGAAAATGTTGCTCTCGCCCTCAATCTTGATGTCGGGGCCCCGGTGCTTCAGGTCCGATCCGTCGGCGTTGGCGATGATACACCACTTAGTCGCGCCACAGGGTGGTTCGATCATGAGCGCTTTCCGGATATGGCCGACAATCTGCTGCGCTATAATTCCGTCACCAAAGCCTTCGCGGCCTGCGGGCTGGGCGACTATGTGCGCATATCAACTCGGGTCGAAGCCTATCACGCAACACTGGATGACGTGGAAATCTTGCGGCTATCACCGGGCTCCATTGTGCTGGTGACCTATGCCATAAACGCCGATCTCGAAGGGCGGCCGGTGCAATATTCCAAAACGCGTTTTGCCGCTGACCGTGTGAGCCTGCAAATCGAGCATGAGCCACTTGGATGA
- a CDS encoding YbhB/YbcL family Raf kinase inhibitor-like protein, translated as MQLTSPDFKDGDPLPQKSVSKGLGGEDLSPTLQWSGVPAEAKSLALTCYDPDAPTGSGFWHMIVTNIPVSESGEISSATLPAGAKSALNDAGTENFTGAYPPPDDPAHRYIFTLHALSLDEINPDDMTGAYVRFTIMRNQLASASITGHFKNNG; from the coding sequence ATGCAGCTTACCAGCCCCGACTTCAAAGATGGCGATCCGTTACCCCAAAAGAGTGTTTCCAAAGGCCTTGGTGGCGAAGATCTCTCACCGACGCTTCAGTGGAGCGGCGTTCCGGCTGAGGCCAAGAGCCTAGCGCTGACATGCTATGATCCGGACGCGCCGACCGGCTCGGGCTTCTGGCATATGATCGTCACCAATATTCCGGTCTCTGAGTCTGGCGAGATCTCCAGCGCCACCCTGCCCGCCGGCGCCAAGAGCGCGCTCAATGATGCCGGCACGGAGAATTTTACGGGAGCCTATCCTCCACCGGATGATCCGGCTCATCGCTATATCTTCACCCTGCATGCCCTAAGCCTTGATGAAATCAATCCAGATGACATGACTGGGGCCTATGTGCGCTTCACTATCATGCGCAATCAGCTCGCGTCTGCCAGCATCACTGGCCACTTCAAAAACAACGGCTGA
- the phnL gene encoding phosphonate C-P lyase system protein PhnL has protein sequence MSNTHSSPDTLSSIVKTTPVILTDVAKNFTMHLRGSVTIPVVAGVNFALRAGECAVLGGPSGVGKSSILKMIYGNYAANCGQIMVAYRDTMVDIATADPRTVLAVRREAVGYVSQFLRAMPRVPALDVAAEALVEQGEEVAAARDKAGTMLARLNLPEKLWQLPPATFSGGEQQRVNIARGFLTNHPVLLLDEPTASLDAANRAVVIELIREKKTQGVALLGIFHDEDVREEIADSIIDVAHFAQSAKLAGQRSATQRVG, from the coding sequence ATGTCAAACACACATTCTTCCCCTGATACGCTATCCTCCATAGTCAAGACGACGCCTGTTATCCTGACCGATGTCGCCAAGAATTTCACAATGCATTTGCGCGGCTCTGTGACCATTCCGGTTGTCGCTGGTGTCAACTTCGCGTTGCGTGCGGGAGAATGCGCCGTGCTGGGTGGTCCATCCGGGGTGGGCAAAAGCTCCATCCTGAAAATGATCTACGGGAATTATGCCGCCAATTGCGGGCAGATCATGGTGGCCTATCGCGACACGATGGTGGATATCGCTACCGCCGATCCGCGCACTGTGCTGGCGGTGCGCCGCGAAGCGGTGGGTTATGTCAGCCAGTTCTTGAGGGCCATGCCGCGCGTGCCTGCGCTGGATGTTGCCGCTGAAGCTTTGGTAGAGCAGGGCGAAGAGGTAGCAGCGGCGCGTGACAAGGCTGGCACCATGCTGGCTCGCCTCAATCTGCCCGAGAAGCTTTGGCAATTGCCGCCAGCCACCTTTTCGGGCGGAGAGCAGCAAAGGGTGAATATTGCCCGCGGCTTCCTGACCAATCATCCCGTTCTGCTGCTTGACGAACCCACAGCCTCCCTTGATGCCGCCAATCGGGCGGTCGTCATAGAGCTTATTCGAGAAAAGAAGACGCAAGGCGTGGCACTGCTGGGGATTTTTCATGATGAGGATGTGCGCGAGGAAATCGCGGATTCCATTATCGATGTTGCCCATTTTGCTCAAAGTGCCAAGTTGGCCGGTCAGCGCAGTGCAACCCAAAGAGTAGGCTAA
- the phnH gene encoding phosphonate C-P lyase system protein PhnH has translation MAEVTPCGIAPEEKLDAMIGGLGDPVFQTQRLFRSIMDAMARPGTIHALKTDAQPPASIYPLTAAVLATLADADTPIWLEGRLSGNLTLTSWLTFHIGAPFATEPDGASFAVLKGGKEMPALDVFAKGTQDYPDRSATLIIEVEALSDMPKWFLSGPGIKEQNGLMVSDLAPLFLSQWQDNQGIFPRGVDIIFVSREAIACLPRTTNISLAPPNASDKQEL, from the coding sequence ATGGCAGAAGTCACACCCTGCGGCATCGCGCCGGAAGAGAAACTTGATGCGATGATCGGTGGCCTTGGTGATCCCGTCTTTCAGACCCAGCGTCTGTTTCGCTCCATCATGGATGCGATGGCACGCCCCGGAACAATTCACGCGCTGAAAACCGACGCCCAACCACCGGCCTCCATCTATCCGTTGACGGCGGCCGTTCTGGCCACATTGGCCGATGCGGATACGCCGATTTGGCTGGAAGGAAGGCTATCGGGCAACCTGACGCTCACGAGCTGGCTGACATTCCATATTGGCGCGCCATTCGCCACTGAGCCAGACGGGGCAAGCTTTGCTGTGCTTAAGGGTGGCAAGGAGATGCCCGCTTTGGACGTTTTTGCCAAGGGTACGCAGGACTATCCAGATCGGTCCGCCACACTGATCATCGAAGTGGAAGCCTTGAGCGACATGCCGAAATGGTTCCTGTCCGGCCCCGGGATCAAGGAGCAGAACGGCCTGATGGTTTCAGACCTTGCTCCCTTGTTCTTGTCCCAATGGCAAGACAATCAGGGGATCTTTCCGCGTGGGGTCGATATCATATTCGTATCTCGTGAGGCGATTGCCTGTTTGCCGCGCACAACCAACATTTCCCTTGCACCCCCCAACGCATCAGACAAACAGGAGCTTTGA
- a CDS encoding alpha-D-ribose 1-methylphosphonate 5-phosphate C-P-lyase PhnJ, producing the protein MTPASPSSIKTQSGAIADYNFAYLDEQTKRMIRRAILKGIAIPGYQVPFASREMPMPYGWGTGGVQVTASIIGPDDTLKVIDQGADDTTNAVSIRAFFAKMAKVETTTQTSKASIIQTRHRIPEEPLREGQVIVFQVPIPEPLRFLEPRETETRKMHAVEDYGLMHVKLYEDIAQKGHIATNYAYPVKVKGRYIMDPSPTPKFDNPKMHNSEALQLYGAGREMRIYAIPPYTDVVSLDFEDYPFEVQTFQEPCALCGGTGVFLDEVILDDQGGRMFVCSDSDYCEDRRAQGHRGALSPDVYEGEASPTVGAKKEGEDA; encoded by the coding sequence ATGACCCCCGCATCTCCAAGTTCTATCAAGACACAGTCGGGCGCGATCGCCGACTATAACTTCGCCTATCTGGATGAGCAGACCAAACGGATGATCCGCCGCGCGATCCTCAAGGGCATCGCCATTCCCGGATATCAGGTGCCTTTTGCCAGCCGCGAAATGCCCATGCCCTATGGTTGGGGCACCGGGGGCGTGCAGGTGACCGCTTCCATCATCGGGCCGGATGATACCCTCAAGGTCATTGATCAGGGGGCAGACGACACCACCAACGCTGTGTCCATTCGGGCGTTTTTTGCCAAAATGGCCAAGGTGGAGACAACCACACAGACTTCTAAGGCCAGCATTATCCAGACCCGTCACCGCATTCCCGAAGAGCCTTTGCGCGAAGGGCAGGTGATCGTCTTTCAGGTGCCTATCCCCGAGCCTTTGCGCTTTTTGGAACCACGCGAAACCGAGACCCGCAAGATGCATGCGGTCGAAGACTATGGCCTTATGCATGTGAAGCTCTACGAGGATATCGCCCAGAAGGGGCATATTGCCACCAACTATGCCTATCCGGTGAAGGTGAAAGGGCGCTACATCATGGACCCGTCCCCGACCCCGAAATTCGACAATCCGAAGATGCACAATAGTGAAGCTCTTCAGCTCTATGGCGCAGGGCGCGAAATGCGCATTTATGCCATTCCTCCCTATACCGACGTGGTGAGCCTGGATTTTGAGGATTACCCCTTCGAGGTTCAGACATTCCAAGAGCCTTGCGCCCTCTGTGGAGGCACGGGAGTATTCCTTGATGAAGTCATTCTCGATGATCAGGGCGGGCGCATGTTTGTCTGCTCCGATAGCGACTATTGCGAAGACCGTCGTGCCCAAGGCCATCGCGGCGCCTTATCACCGGACGTCTATGAAGGTGAAGCATCCCCCACGGTTGGAGCCAAAAAGGAAGGAGAGGACGCATGA
- the phnG gene encoding phosphonate C-P lyase system protein PhnG, with product MQNTQSSQANAPHSAKARENKEAEHPLTPQQEARQDRMSVLANAPTSELIRLWKTLELDPGCELLRGPETGLVALRGRIGGGGAPFNFGEATMTRATVRMENGAIGHAVMLGRDHGKAKLAAVIDAMACDPEMEERIEKSILAPLKRLSADKDKGRAAEALATRVNFFTMVRGDD from the coding sequence ATGCAAAACACCCAATCATCACAGGCCAACGCACCCCATTCTGCCAAGGCCAGAGAGAATAAAGAGGCGGAGCACCCGCTCACGCCTCAACAGGAAGCGCGGCAAGACCGCATGTCTGTTCTCGCCAATGCCCCGACATCGGAGCTCATCAGGCTTTGGAAGACGCTGGAGCTGGACCCCGGGTGCGAACTGCTGCGCGGGCCTGAAACCGGGCTGGTCGCCTTGCGTGGCCGTATCGGGGGAGGTGGTGCGCCGTTCAACTTCGGCGAGGCCACCATGACACGCGCCACGGTGCGCATGGAAAACGGTGCCATTGGCCATGCCGTCATGCTCGGGCGCGATCATGGCAAGGCCAAGCTTGCCGCCGTCATCGATGCCATGGCGTGTGACCCTGAAATGGAGGAGCGGATCGAGAAGTCTATCCTTGCCCCTCTCAAGCGCCTGTCCGCAGACAAAGACAAGGGAAGGGCGGCGGAAGCCCTGGCCACCCGCGTCAATTTCTTCACGATGGTCAGAGGAGACGACTGA
- a CDS encoding carbon-phosphorus lyase complex subunit PhnI has protein sequence MYVAVKGGEAAIKAAHELLADRRRGDRALPAISLDQISEQLALAVDRVMSEGALYDRELAALAIKQARGDMIEAIFLLRAYRTTLPRMGYSKPVDTSAMQIQRRISATFKDLPGGQILGPTFDYTHRLLDPSLASDGDVPAPQEACLSEEQTDEPMPRVSDLIAGEGLMEPDSAEPENGGDWDEPGDLTRKPMQFPMSRDLRLQALSRGDEGFLLSLGYSTQRGFGRSHPFAGEIRIGEVDVEVDVPELGFSVSVGRIQVSECQMVNQFKGSKTVPPQFTRGYGLVFGQSERKSMSMALCDRALRAKELEEDILAPAQDEEFVISHADNVQATGFVEHLKLPHYVDFQAELKLVRQMQSEFYDTNPQTDADDKQEAAQ, from the coding sequence ATGTATGTTGCCGTAAAGGGCGGGGAAGCCGCCATCAAGGCTGCACACGAGTTGCTGGCAGATCGCCGCCGCGGAGACAGGGCCCTGCCTGCCATTTCGCTGGATCAGATTTCAGAACAACTGGCGCTCGCCGTTGACCGTGTCATGAGTGAAGGCGCCCTTTATGATAGGGAACTGGCCGCACTTGCCATCAAGCAGGCGCGCGGGGATATGATCGAAGCGATCTTCCTTCTGCGCGCCTATCGCACAACGCTGCCCCGCATGGGCTACTCAAAGCCGGTGGACACCAGCGCGATGCAAATCCAGCGTCGTATTTCTGCGACCTTCAAGGATCTTCCGGGCGGACAGATTCTAGGACCGACTTTTGACTACACCCATCGTTTGCTTGATCCGTCTCTGGCAAGTGATGGAGACGTGCCCGCGCCACAAGAGGCCTGTCTGTCAGAAGAGCAAACCGATGAACCCATGCCGCGTGTCTCTGATCTGATTGCAGGCGAAGGTCTGATGGAGCCTGATAGCGCAGAGCCGGAAAATGGGGGCGACTGGGATGAGCCGGGGGATTTGACGCGCAAGCCGATGCAATTCCCGATGAGCCGTGACTTGCGGCTTCAAGCGCTTTCTCGTGGTGATGAAGGCTTTCTTCTCTCGCTTGGATATTCCACCCAACGCGGCTTCGGGCGCAGCCATCCGTTTGCCGGAGAAATCCGGATCGGCGAGGTGGATGTTGAAGTGGACGTTCCTGAGCTGGGCTTTTCCGTGTCTGTCGGGCGCATTCAGGTAAGCGAGTGCCAGATGGTCAACCAGTTCAAGGGCTCCAAGACCGTGCCTCCACAATTCACCCGTGGCTACGGGCTGGTGTTCGGCCAATCAGAACGCAAGTCCATGTCGATGGCCCTGTGCGATCGTGCGTTGCGGGCCAAGGAGCTGGAGGAAGACATTCTGGCGCCTGCGCAGGACGAGGAATTCGTCATCTCCCATGCGGACAATGTTCAAGCCACCGGCTTTGTCGAGCATCTCAAGCTGCCTCACTATGTGGATTTTCAGGCCGAGCTGAAGCTTGTGCGCCAGATGCAATCGGAATTCTATGACACAAATCCGCAAACAGACGCGGATGACAAACAGGAGGCGGCACAATGA
- the phnK gene encoding phosphonate C-P lyase system protein PhnK: protein MSEKPLLQVRSVSKYYGRRIGCEDISFDLWPGEVLAIVGESGSGKTTLLDCISTRMTPTSGMVNYRMRDETMREVFRLSEAEKRFLMRTDWGFVHQNPADGLRMTVSAGANVGERLMAIGERHYGDIRQTASDWLEQVEIAKDRIDDQPRAFSGGMRQRLQIARNLVTGPRLVFMDEPTGGLDVSVQARLLDLLRSLVAELGLAAIVVTHDLAVARLLSHRMVVMKEGRIIETGLTDRVLDDPQAPYTQLLISSILQV from the coding sequence CTGAGCGAAAAGCCGCTGCTTCAGGTGCGCTCCGTGAGCAAATATTACGGCCGTCGCATTGGCTGCGAAGATATCAGCTTCGATCTCTGGCCCGGTGAAGTGTTGGCCATTGTCGGGGAATCCGGCTCCGGCAAGACGACGCTGCTGGATTGCATTTCCACGCGCATGACCCCGACCTCCGGTATGGTCAACTATCGCATGCGCGATGAAACCATGCGTGAAGTCTTCCGGCTGAGCGAAGCCGAAAAGCGGTTTCTCATGCGCACCGACTGGGGCTTTGTGCATCAGAACCCGGCCGATGGTCTGCGCATGACGGTTTCCGCTGGCGCCAATGTCGGCGAACGGCTGATGGCGATTGGCGAGCGGCATTATGGCGATATTCGCCAGACGGCATCTGACTGGCTTGAACAGGTCGAGATCGCCAAGGACCGCATCGATGATCAGCCTCGCGCCTTCTCGGGCGGCATGCGGCAAAGATTGCAGATTGCGCGCAATCTGGTAACCGGCCCGCGTCTGGTCTTTATGGATGAACCGACTGGTGGTCTTGATGTTTCCGTGCAGGCCAGACTGCTCGATTTGCTGCGCAGTCTCGTCGCCGAATTGGGGCTAGCGGCCATCGTTGTCACTCATGATCTGGCAGTGGCACGCCTGCTTTCCCATCGCATGGTGGTGATGAAGGAAGGCCGCATCATCGAAACAGGCCTGACGGACCGCGTGCTCGACGATCCGCAAGCGCCCTATACCCAACTTCTCATCTCATCCATTCTTCAGGTCTAG
- the phnC gene encoding phosphonate ABC transporter ATP-binding protein: MLELTNVTRRFGANTAVDAVSVSIPQGQMVGVIGRSGAGKSTLLRMINRLIDPSDGSISFGDKQVSAIKGRELRDWQRDCAMIFQQFNLVPRLDVLTNVLLGRLNHRNTILNLLNVFSAEERAQALMALERLGIEQTALQRAGTLSGGQQQRVAIARALMQSPKVILADEPIASLDPLNAKIVMDSLKDINVRDGITVVTNLHTLDTARTYCGRIIGMFHGKVVFDGPASELTSDAVKMIYGSTPENEISEAITSTAIKDTFETKKAPVRPLASAEIASPA, from the coding sequence ATGCTGGAATTGACGAATGTGACACGCCGATTTGGCGCCAACACAGCCGTGGACGCGGTCAGCGTTTCTATTCCGCAAGGCCAGATGGTTGGTGTGATCGGGCGATCCGGAGCAGGCAAATCGACCTTGTTGCGGATGATCAACCGCCTCATTGATCCCTCCGACGGCTCTATCAGCTTTGGCGACAAACAGGTCTCTGCCATCAAGGGGCGTGAGCTGCGCGACTGGCAACGCGATTGCGCCATGATCTTCCAGCAGTTCAACCTCGTGCCCCGCCTTGATGTCTTGACCAATGTGCTGCTCGGACGTCTCAATCACCGCAACACCATTCTCAATCTCCTCAATGTCTTTTCCGCCGAAGAACGAGCACAGGCGCTAATGGCACTTGAACGCCTCGGCATTGAACAAACCGCGCTGCAGCGGGCAGGGACCCTGTCTGGTGGCCAGCAGCAGCGAGTGGCCATTGCCCGCGCTCTGATGCAGAGCCCCAAGGTCATTCTGGCTGATGAGCCGATTGCCTCTCTCGACCCGCTCAATGCGAAAATCGTCATGGACAGTCTCAAGGATATCAATGTACGGGACGGCATCACGGTCGTCACCAACCTGCACACGCTGGATACGGCCCGCACCTATTGCGGGCGTATAATCGGCATGTTCCATGGCAAAGTTGTCTTTGATGGCCCGGCCTCGGAATTGACCAGCGATGCAGTGAAGATGATTTACGGCTCTACGCCGGAAAACGAAATTTCCGAAGCCATCACCTCTACCGCAATCAAGGACACTTTTGAAACGAAGAAGGCCCCGGTGAGACCGCTGGCCTCCGCAGAGATCGCCTCGCCAGCGTAA
- the phnE gene encoding phosphonate ABC transporter, permease protein PhnE translates to MNTIAASATQPDMQEMIARYPAVFKPGFFKRFRGLIIFVAVIIYAFFGASFLHIGKVISNGNWDIAGAYLADWISYEARPDIKFENAYLSIEFPRFSALGNDPHPDWIVESRETKEIMPELEDYQSAAPAQAFSFMAPDAPTAEKPAERTKPSSSFSFMAPSAPTAKTPSDVGGVNEATKAEIKTVTTKAEISIGPAHILIIPGQVTITKGDETLVIDVERNKAVHPRGVLPSWAQQKYENEKVVARFGFDGRVEVQDYKVKVHRRFLGWENFIFDTNSPFWNKSAGEVISMIVSGDRIDPEHSNFMLAIDNFLNNAEWQHGDVWIKLMQTIVMAFVGTLFASILAFPLSFLAARNVTPNRLLNQLIKRFFDFLRSVDMLIWALFFTRAFGPGPLAGISAIFFTDTGTLGKLNAETLENIDDKQREGIKSLGASPVLVQRYGVVPQVLPVFLSQALYFWESNTRSATIIGAVGAGGIGLKLWEAMRTNQDWENVFYMVILILLVVYVFDTISNKLRTKLTKG, encoded by the coding sequence ATGAACACAATTGCTGCCTCGGCCACACAGCCTGACATGCAAGAGATGATTGCGCGTTATCCGGCGGTCTTCAAACCGGGCTTTTTCAAGCGCTTCCGTGGTTTGATTATCTTTGTTGCCGTGATCATCTACGCCTTTTTCGGGGCCAGTTTTCTTCATATCGGCAAGGTGATATCCAACGGCAACTGGGATATTGCCGGTGCCTATCTGGCCGACTGGATCTCTTATGAAGCGCGGCCTGATATCAAGTTCGAAAATGCCTATCTCAGTATCGAATTCCCGCGCTTCTCCGCGCTTGGCAATGATCCCCACCCAGACTGGATCGTCGAGTCCCGCGAAACCAAAGAAATCATGCCAGAGCTGGAGGATTATCAATCCGCAGCCCCGGCACAGGCATTCTCCTTCATGGCACCGGATGCGCCGACTGCAGAAAAGCCTGCCGAGCGCACCAAGCCATCTTCAAGCTTTAGCTTCATGGCTCCCTCGGCTCCCACTGCCAAGACCCCGTCCGATGTTGGTGGGGTAAATGAAGCGACAAAAGCCGAGATAAAGACGGTGACCACCAAGGCCGAGATTTCTATTGGCCCCGCTCATATCCTAATCATTCCGGGGCAGGTGACCATTACAAAGGGTGATGAGACGCTGGTGATCGATGTCGAGCGAAACAAGGCTGTACATCCGCGCGGCGTGTTGCCCAGCTGGGCGCAGCAAAAATATGAAAACGAAAAGGTCGTGGCCCGCTTCGGCTTTGATGGTCGCGTTGAGGTGCAAGACTATAAGGTCAAGGTGCATCGCCGCTTTCTTGGCTGGGAGAATTTCATCTTCGACACCAATTCGCCCTTCTGGAACAAGAGCGCGGGGGAGGTGATCAGCATGATTGTCTCCGGCGACCGGATCGATCCCGAGCACTCAAACTTCATGTTGGCGATCGACAATTTCCTCAATAATGCGGAATGGCAACATGGGGATGTCTGGATCAAGCTGATGCAAACCATTGTCATGGCCTTCGTCGGTACGTTGTTCGCATCAATACTTGCCTTTCCGCTGTCGTTCCTTGCTGCAAGAAACGTAACGCCAAACCGCCTCCTCAATCAGCTCATCAAGCGCTTCTTTGACTTCCTGCGTTCGGTTGATATGCTCATTTGGGCCCTGTTCTTTACCCGCGCTTTCGGCCCGGGGCCACTGGCCGGTATTTCTGCGATCTTCTTCACCGACACAGGCACTTTGGGCAAACTGAACGCGGAAACCCTCGAGAATATCGATGATAAGCAGCGCGAGGGGATCAAATCGCTCGGTGCCAGCCCGGTTCTGGTACAGCGCTATGGTGTTGTGCCCCAGGTGCTGCCGGTGTTTCTTTCCCAGGCTCTCTATTTCTGGGAATCCAACACCCGCTCGGCCACGATCATCGGCGCTGTTGGTGCGGGTGGTATTGGCCTTAAGCTATGGGAAGCCATGCGCACCAATCAGGATTGGGAGAATGTGTTCTATATGGTCATTCTCATTTTGCTCGTGGTCTATGTGTTCGACACGATCTCCAACAAGCTCCGTACCAAGCTGACAAAGGGCTGA
- a CDS encoding DapH/DapD/GlmU-related protein, which produces MSNELNHNLPEEGGKESKRPHKLGIEPTVHPAATVTGSKLGCYTEVGDRTQVLESSMGDYSYIERDGNVWCATIGKFANIAQSVRINAPNHPYWRATQHHFTYRANAYFDDCAQEEEFIDWRRDHGVTIGHDVWIGHGATILPGVSIGDGAIVGAGAVVSRDVPDYMIVGGVPANPIRSRFSPEIAMGLKALAWWDWPHEALRAALGDFRSLTAEAFLEKYKNQ; this is translated from the coding sequence ATGAGCAATGAACTTAATCACAATCTGCCTGAAGAAGGTGGGAAGGAAAGCAAACGCCCGCATAAGCTGGGCATTGAACCAACAGTTCATCCCGCTGCAACAGTAACCGGTTCCAAACTGGGCTGCTACACGGAAGTGGGCGACAGGACGCAAGTTCTCGAAAGCAGCATGGGGGACTATTCCTATATTGAGCGGGACGGCAATGTCTGGTGCGCGACCATCGGAAAGTTTGCCAATATTGCGCAATCCGTCCGGATAAATGCGCCCAATCATCCCTACTGGCGGGCAACACAGCATCATTTCACCTATCGTGCAAATGCTTACTTTGACGATTGTGCGCAGGAGGAAGAGTTCATAGATTGGCGGCGCGATCATGGCGTTACTATTGGCCATGACGTCTGGATCGGTCATGGCGCCACCATTCTGCCGGGTGTCTCTATCGGTGATGGGGCCATTGTCGGGGCCGGTGCTGTCGTCAGTCGCGATGTGCCTGATTATATGATTGTCGGTGGCGTTCCTGCCAATCCGATCCGCTCACGCTTTTCTCCTGAAATTGCTATGGGTCTCAAGGCTCTCGCCTGGTGGGATTGGCCCCATGAAGCCTTGCGCGCAGCTTTAGGTGATTTCCGAAGTCTGACAGCGGAAGCCTTTCTGGAAAAGTACAAAAACCAATAA
- the phnE gene encoding phosphonate ABC transporter, permease protein PhnE: protein MKDMKPPVAPSPACAATERHWQELSRKRRFYTLLSVGILLVALFGSLWFANETNAGKFFDRLPYFFDFFGDMIPRDGWEIWRALFDLPSPYFDGSLKFNYPDGRVYLIGALYMPEYVYKMLETINIAIFSTLIGFFLGFILCFLAASNLTTKTWLRFVVRRILEVLRAFPEIVIAGFFVAVLTIGAVPAMIAVAIHTVGSLGKMFFEVVENADMKADEGLQAVGANWLERVWFGIVPQVLPNFLSYALLRLEINVRASTIIGAVGGGGIGEALRLSISRGHEAKTLAIVLLLFVTIVAIDQFSAWLRKKIVGNQAFAFGASA from the coding sequence ATGAAGGATATGAAACCACCCGTCGCACCGTCTCCTGCTTGCGCGGCAACCGAGCGGCATTGGCAGGAGCTAAGTCGCAAGAGACGCTTCTATACCCTTCTTTCTGTTGGCATTTTGCTTGTTGCGCTGTTCGGCTCGCTATGGTTCGCCAATGAAACCAATGCTGGCAAATTCTTTGACCGTCTGCCTTATTTCTTCGACTTCTTTGGCGATATGATCCCGCGCGACGGCTGGGAAATCTGGCGCGCCCTGTTTGATCTGCCATCGCCCTATTTCGACGGAAGCCTGAAGTTCAATTATCCAGATGGTAGGGTCTATCTCATCGGCGCGCTCTACATGCCCGAATATGTCTACAAGATGCTTGAGACCATCAATATCGCAATTTTCTCAACGCTCATTGGCTTCTTTCTGGGCTTTATTCTCTGTTTCCTTGCCGCAAGCAATTTGACGACCAAGACATGGTTGCGCTTTGTTGTTCGCCGTATTCTGGAGGTGCTTCGGGCTTTTCCTGAAATCGTGATTGCAGGCTTCTTTGTTGCAGTTCTGACCATCGGGGCTGTGCCTGCTATGATCGCGGTTGCGATCCATACCGTCGGATCGCTGGGCAAGATGTTTTTTGAAGTGGTCGAAAATGCCGACATGAAGGCCGACGAGGGGCTTCAGGCAGTCGGCGCCAATTGGCTTGAGCGTGTCTGGTTCGGAATCGTGCCGCAGGTGCTGCCAAACTTCCTCTCATATGCGTTGCTGCGGCTCGAAATCAATGTGCGCGCATCCACCATCATTGGTGCTGTTGGCGGTGGCGGTATCGGCGAAGCGTTGCGTCTTTCCATTTCGCGTGGCCATGAGGCAAAGACGCTGGCAATTGTTCTGCTGCTCTTCGTCACCATCGTCGCCATTGATCAGTTTTCTGCCTGGCTACGCAAGAAAATCGTCGGCAATCAGGCCTTTGCTTTTGGCGCAAGCGCGTAA